From the Vespa velutina chromosome 5, iVesVel2.1, whole genome shotgun sequence genome, the window ATGTAACTGGTGAAAAATGTGTggtaatttgtaatttattattaaaaataatattaataaaaaattaaatatctacaTAGGCAAAGAAAGTTCAAGAAACTATATGTGAGATGCAAGAGccattgaaaaaagaattaatagaaGGTGTTGCAATTCTTATAGAAGATGTTGCACAATTTGATGTGGACTTTGAATTAGAAGGTCCTATGATTGAAGGAATACCAGCTGCAGAAGCTAGTGAAAGGTTTGCTgcttgatattttataattattatgtattttattttatgtaaaaattatcttcATAATTTAATCCATATTATTGGATAATAGAGTTGTAGCATTTCAAGCACGTTTTGACGAGTTATGGGATAGATATGAAACTTATAGTAGCGGTGAAACTTTATTTGGAATACCCGTAAGAGAGTATCCTGAATTACAGCACAGGAAAAGAGAACTTAATttgttacaaaaattatattcattatatgcACAAGTTATACGAACAATAGATAGTTACTACAGTATAGCTTGGTCTGATATTGACATTGAATCTATTGTAGCTGAATTAACAGAATTTCAaaataagtaagaaagaataataaaagaaaaatttacaagtattcatttttaataaatatttgataaatgtaattaatgtttctattattatttaatttcaggTGTCGGAGATTACCTAAAGCTATGAGGGAATGGCCTGCTTATAttgatttaaagaaaaaaatcgatgattttaGTGAGACATGCCCATTACTTGAAATGATGGCAAATAAGGCTATGAAAGCTCGGCATTGGGAACGGATGTCCAAGTTATgtcatttcttctttgatgTAGAATCTGAGACATTTACACTAGCAAATGCTCTAGAAGCacctttattaaaatataaagatgacGTTGAGGTATATTTCACacaatacatttaaattaattttataatttattcagtatttatgattaatatcattatcatatatattatgcttttaatattattcaggACATATGTATTAGTGCAGTAAAAGAAACAGACATAGAACGTAAACTAAAACAAGTGATTGCTGACTGGGCTGTTGTAAATTTACAgttttctcattttaaacAAAGAGGAGAGTTATTGCTTAAAGGAGTTGAAACAGCTGAAATAATATCTCAACTTGAAGACAGTTTGATGGTGATCAGTTCTTTAATGGCAAACcggtataaatttcattatatttgtattaaatagaagataattatatataatatattttatagatacaaTACATATTTCAAGAAAGATATTCAATTATGGCAAAAGAAATTAAGTAATACATCAGAAATATTGTCCACGTGGTTAATCGTACAAAATTTATGGGCCTATTTAGAAGCTGTATTCATCGGTGGTGATATATCAAAGCAACTTCCAGCTGAAGCAAAACgctttaatgtaaaataaaataacaaaataagtataattaaaaaaaagataaataatttataaaaatattataaaatatcataataattaaatattttatctattaatgCATATGATAGTATAGTAGTATTAAAACATTCACATTTATCGAAATAGTCAATTGATAAGTCATGGGTTAAAGTTATGAATCGTGCACATGATAAACTAAATGCAGTGGAAACGTGTACAGAAGATGAAACTATGGGTCAACTCTTACCTTATTTGTTAGAACAGTTAGAATCTTGTCAGAAATCTCTTAGTGGGTGagttaatagaattaaaaaatatgctacaaacataacaattatttgatttaatattaaaattggtTATTCAAACAGATATCTGGAAACAAAACGTGTTATATTTCCAAGATTTTGTTTCATATCTGATCCAACATTATTGGAAATTCTTGGACAAGCTGCTGATTGTCATgctatacaaaattatttagatggtttctttgataatattgGAAAggtaattaaatttgtataatatataatgaattttatttattaaatatatctttattttcactAGTTGGAATTTTCTGAAAaggaatatgaaaatattatagcaATGTATTCtcgcgaaaaagagaaaatcgtaCTTGAAAAAGTAGTTGTATGTTTAGGTGGTGTAGAAAATTGGTTAAATATGTTACTATCTGTACATCAATTGTCGGTTGCCGCTGTAATTGCACAAGGAATGAGTTTGTTAAATACTCCtgattttgatataatatcattgatagATAATTCTGTATTGCAAGTAAgaagttttataaaatattattaaatatgcatatattttttactaataCATAAAATTCGATCAGGTTGCATTGCTTGCAATTCAAGTTATATGGACTCGTGATGCTGAAGCGGCAATGAATGCATCAAGACGAGATAAAACCATCATGCGTAAAACTAACGAGTGGTTTTTGGATTTATTAAATGCTCTAATAGAAGTAACTGTGAAGGATCTTACATCATATgctagaaaaaaatatgaagctTTAATTACAATTCATGTACATCAAAGGTAAGAAACAAATAGTTTTATAGGAAaatgtatacaatattttattggaaaatgtaaaatttatactttaatacatttttgatgtataataattatatttattttaaataaaaaatacaaaatattgcaGAGATATATTTGACgagttatatcatttaaaaattcgaaatgtACAAGATTTTGAGTGGCTGAAGCAAAGTAGATTctattataatgatgataaggAACAAATTCTGATTAGAATTACAGATGTAGAATTTATCtatcaaaatgaatttttggGTTGTAGCGAGAGACTCGTTATTACACCTCTCACAGATAGATGTTATATAACACTTTCACAAGCCGTTGgtaaacattgaaaaaatataagtttatagtgataatatattatatgctattattatgcttatttattatttatataggtaTGAATTTTGGTGGTGCACCAGCAGGTCCTGCTGGTACTGGAAAAACAGAAACTACAAAAGATATGGGAAAAGCATTAGGAAAATACGTTGTCGTATTTAATTGTTCTGATCAAATGGATTTTCGTGGTTTAGGTAGAATATTTAAAGGATTGGCACAAGCAGGTATTTGGGGTTGTTTTGATGAATTCAATCGGATAGAATTACCTGTACTTTCTGTTGCTGCTCAACAAATAGCAATTGTGCTTAAtgcaaggaaagaaagaaaaacacattttctttttaggtaacattaaaataatatttaatcattcttAAATCAAACTCTTAGGATCAAATCCTAACATTATTTACAGTGATGGTGAAACATATAAACTTAATTACGAagttggaatatttattacaatgaatCCAGGCTATGCTGGACGACAAGAATTACcagagaatttaaaaatacaatttagaAGTGTAGCTATGATGGTCCCAGATAGACAAGTACTTTTTTATTAGAGTTTATgcagaaattttattaattttaatatcttatatttcaattttattctttttagatAATTATGCGCGTCAAACTTGCAGCCTGCGGCTTTTTACAGAATATCATGTTAGCACGGAAATTTTTTACACTATATGCTTTGTGTGAAGAACAGCTTAGTAAACAAGTGCATTATGATTTTggtttacgaaatattttatcgtgtTTACGAACACTTGGTGCACAAAAGCGTGCACGTCCTAATGAATCAGAGGAAACAACGCTAATGAGAGTACTTCGgtataatcaatttattacagatgtgatataaattatctcaaatataataaccatatttatattaataatattatattttttcagagATATGAACTTATCGAAATTAGTAGATGAAGATGAACCTCTGTTTATATCACTCATTGAAGATATGTTTCCAGGGATCAAATTAACGACACAAACATATAAAGAATTACAGAAAGGAATAGAAGATGCTACAGTTGATTTAGGAATAATGAATCATCCTGAATGGAATTTAAAAACTATTCAAGTAAGAAAGCAATTATTGTAGccaaaatgttaattattaacatttaataaatgaatatttattaactatattaatatatatatataatttagctCTATGAAACATCTTTAGTTCGTCATGGTCTGATGGTGCTTGGTCCTACAGGAACTGGAAAAACTCGATGTATGTGGGCATTAATGAAAGCTCTAACACAAATGGGTATATTTCATAAAGAAGTTAGAATGAACCCTaaagtatgtataatacatactgtattaatattattactttttataaatctaaaaagagatatgtgatttattatttacttcagGCTATAACAGCATCACAAATGTTTGGTAAATTGGATGTTGCAACAAATGATTGGACAGATGGTATATTTTCGACATTATGGAGAAGATCtgttcaaatgaaaaaaactgAACATTTATGGATTGTATTAGACGGACCAGTTGATGCAGTATGGAtcgaaaatttaaattcaGTATTAGATGACAATAAAACCTTAACTTTAGCAAATGGAGATCGAATAATTATGTCTTCAACTAGTAAATTAGTATTTGAACCAGATAATGTTGATAATGCATCACCAGCAACGATATCACGCATGGGAATGGTCTTCATTAGTTCTTCTGTATTAAAATGGCATAACATATTAGAGGTGACTTTTATTTGGAATTCAAGATTTTGCATATTGTgaatcattaatatctttaggCCTGGCTAAAGACGCGTCCAAATCAAGAAGTGGACATATTACGTTCActatttcgtaaaatatatgatGATGCTCTTGTATTTGTCTTAACAAAGCTTCAGGCAAAGATGACGCTTTTGGAAGCAATTTACATACGTCAAACTACTGATCTATTAAATGGCTTGCTTACAAACAATGATAGTAAGTTTACACAAGAACAAGTGTTATGTAATAATACTCTCATATttgacgtttatttttttatgttttataattttcagaaatattaaataacatccatatagaaaaattattcttattttctattatgtgGAGTCTAGGAGCAGTGTTAGAACTTGATGCACGTTATGCTTTACAAGAGTTTCTTTTAGCTCATAAATCGCATTGTCATTGGCCAACTGTAgaagttaatataaatattattatttccatttattacataatacatttatattaatatattgtagGAAGATGAAacaattttcgaatatttagTATCCGATCAAGGATCTTGGATACATTGGAATGATATGGTTCCAGAATTTGAATATCCTTCAGATCatgttttgaaatattataaaatattagttCCTAATGTAGATAATACaagaacattatttttaattgatataatagcAAAACAAGAGAAAGCAGTTCTTCTAAttggtaaaataatatatttttattaataagtgtgtttatatcttttttacatatcttttataaaataaatataattaataaaatattatattgtatataggaGAGCAAGGTACTGCAAAAACAGTTATGATTAAAAGTTATATGTCTAATTTTGATTCTGAATATCATCTTCAAAGgtcctttaatttttcatcggCTTCTACACCCAATATGGTTCAGGTAATTACAACAAAAatactaaatataaatattaataatatttacatgcaaatacgaataaatatgtTTCCGTAGCGTGTATTTGAAAGTTATGTTGAAAAACGCGTTGGAAATACTTACGGACCTCCTAGTGGACGAAAACTTACTGTTTTCATAGATGATATAAATATGcctgaaataaatgaatgggGTGATCAAATAACAAATGAAGTTGTTCGTCAATTAATGGAATATAAAGGATTTTATTCATTGGACAAACCTGGTGACTTCAGTACGTTACAAGATATTATGATACTTGCTGCTATGATTCATCCAGGAGGTGGTAGAAACGATATACCACCAAGGTTAAAGcgacaatttaatatttttaattgtacatTACCATCTAATAAATCTATGGATGCTATTTTTGGTAagttttatgtttattttattatttaaaatataattacatgttatatatattcatcatctttttctctcttagatatatttaatatttattgcttTTAATCAGGTAAAATTGGCCAAGGATACTTTTGCTTGACTAGATTTTCTGAAGTTATAGTGAATTTTATACCAAAATTAGTACCTTTAACACGAATCTTATGGCAAAAaaccaaaataaaaatgttgccCACTCCAGCaaaatttcattatgtttttaatttaagaGATTTGTCACGTATTTGGGAAGGTATTCTTAAAATTGAAAGGGCCGAATGTGAAACTATTACaacattattaaaactttGGGATCACGAATGCTCTCGTGTAATATCTGATAGATTTATAACGGCTGAAGATAATAAATGGTTTCATAATGCATTAAAGCAAACTGCAGAAGAAATTTTGGATACAGAATTTCGATATTATGAAGATGTAGAAacatattttgttaattttttacgCGATCCTCCAGAACCAACAGGAGATGAACCAGAGGATTTTGTCTTTGAAGCACCAAAAATTTATGAGGAGATACCAAGGTgcataagtataataatttatacagaGTAAGGGCTATGTTCTATATTTAAGCTGAATTTTAATTTggatatattcatttatttttagctATAAAGTAGTTATAAAAAGAGTTAAGCAAAATATGGAACAGTTTAATGAATACATACGTGGAATACATCTTGATTTAGTTTTATTCCATGATGCTCTTGTACATTTAATACGGATATCAAGAATACTTGGATCGCCAAGGAGTCATGCAATGCTAGTAGGTGTTGGAGGATCTGGTAAACAAAGTTTAACAAGATTAGCTTCCTTCATTGCAGGTTTcacattttttcaaataacttTATCTAGGTTAGTATTCTCTAATTTATAATCActgtctttttattaattatataataaatgatcaatAAAAAACACAATATTTCTAGAATCTATAATGTGGCAAGTTTAAtggacgatttaaaaaaattgtatcgtGAAGCTGGTACTGTTAGCAAAGGATtgacatttatatttactgATAATGAGATCAAAGATGAAGCTTTTCTggagtatataaataatattttaagtgTAGGCGAGATTGCCGGTTTATTTCCTAAAGATGAATTAGATGATATTTATACAATAGTAACACCACTTATGAGAAAAGATGATCCTAAAAGACCTCCACTACAGGATAATCttcatgattattttataacacgAGCACGAGATAACCTGCACATAGTTTTATGTTTTTCACCAGTAAGATTTCATATTTGCgctattaactttttttcatttaatttttaatccaatatttaatataatattatataatttaatattgtacattttttaatataatgaagcataattttttttttacaaaattataattttgtttttgtattataaagGTTGGAGAAAAATTTAGATTACGTGCATTGAAATTTCCTGCACTCATATCTGGCTGTACAATGAATTGGTTTAGTAAATGGCCAAAAGATGCATTATATCAAGTAGGTGAACATGTTTTGAATCCGTTCGAAATTCAGTGTACTTCTGAAGTAAAGCAACAATTAATTCAAGTAATGGGTGATATTCAAGATGATGTTAATGATATTTGTATAGAATATTTCAATAGGTAATaacaaatttacaattttattatttatttattattcacttTGATTGTACCTAATAATTACTTCAGTTGTGATATCAAAAAGGTTTCGGCGGCAAACATACGTCACACCAAAGTCATTTCTAGTATTTCTTAATGGTTATAAAGAGATTTATGAacaaaatttgaataatattaatatgctTGCTGTTCGTATGAGTAATGGTTTAAGCAAGTTAGTTGATGCTGCTATACAAGTTGATGAATTACGTAaaatattagagaaaaatCTACAAGAAATCgctcaaaaaaatattcaagtgGAAgctgtatgtatttttatcagaaaactacttttatttcttataatcattaaaagttacatattattttgtagATAGTAATCACTGTTAATGAGAAGAAAAGTGAAGCAGAAACAGTTAAAGCAACAGTACAGATAACAAAAAATCAAGCTGAAGCACTATTGAAGGTGATTGCTGCAGATAAATTAGtagcagaaaaaaaattgaaagctGCAGAACCAGCATTATTAGAAGCTGAAGCTGCATTGCAGGTATTCAAAATATCAAGTTATTGCagttaatcattatttcaattataacatttaaataataacaaaaaatatatttttagactATAAAAGCATCCGATATTGCCACTGTACGTAAATTAGCCAAACCGCCCTATTTAATTACTTTGATTATGGATTGTGTGTTGatattatttggaaaaaaattagaacatGTTAAGCCAGATCCAGAACGTCAATTTTTAGTAGCCTCTTGGACTGAAGCTTTTAAAGTATATAactgataattatgatatataattatttgtatataatgttgttatcttgaaatttatttatataggttATGACTGATACTAGATTTTTATACAACTTGCAACAATTTcctaaagataatattaatggaGAAATTGTAGATTTAATGTATCCATATTTAAATTAccctttatatacatatgaagcTGCAAAGCAGGCCTGTGGTAATGTAGCTGGTCTAATACAATGGACTATTGCAATGGTAGCTTTTtatggaataaataaagatgtaCTTCCATTAAAGGCAAATTTGGCCATACAAGAAGGAAAGTATGAAAGAGCTAATCGAAATTTACGTCAAGCAGAagctttattaaaagaaaaagatgaagactTAAGACAAGTGCAGAAAGAATATGATGCTGTGATGCAAGAAAGACAGGTAAACACAATGCTAATATGTGCTGTCTATAGCGTTAAATCTATATTACATGTctattgtttattctttttcagatAATAGTTGATCAAGCTGAAGCATATCAAGCAAAAACTGATACAGCAACTGCTATGATTGAAGGATTGTCTGGTGAAAGAGTACGATGGACGGAACAAGTAGCTTTGTTTAAATCAGAAATCGAACGACTCGTTGGAGATGTTGTAATATTAACtggatttctttcttattgtgGTCCATTTAATCAAGAAATTCGTGTTTTACTACAGCGAAAGTGGTTTGATTTTCTTCGGGATAAAGACATTCCATGTTCTAAGACTATAAACATTGTTGATGTGTTGACTGATACAGCAACGGTAggattcgtttatttatattatatttgttattacgtttaatttgaatgcatataatattaatactaaatGTTATTTCATATAGATAGGAGAATGGAATTTGCAAGGTTTACCCACTGATGAATTATCTATTCAAAATGGTATAATTGTAACAAAAGCAATTAGATATCCACTTTTAATTGATCCACAGTTACAAGGTAAAACatggattaaaaataaagaaaaggattttGAGTTACAAGTGggtattgttataattatttaaatatatatgcatatatacaaaataaaagtttatataaacttttcttattattaaacaatgcATTTTTCATTGTAGATAACACTCTTATCTCATAAATACTTCAGAAACCATTTAGAAGATTCTGTTTCCCTTGGACGACCATTACTTATTGAGGATGTAGCAGAAGAATTAGATCCTGTTTTAGACAacttattggaaaaaaattttataaagatagGAACTacatataaagtaataaaatgattatatttttctttacatattttaatacttcagtatttttttatttttgtcttattttaGGTTAAATTAGGTGATAAGGAAGTAGATATTAGCAAAGATTTTAGACTTTACATTACAACAAAGTTCCCAAATCCTTCATATAATCCAGAAGTATTTGCACGTGTTTCAGTAATCGATTTTACTGTAACAATGAAaggtacaatttttattattatgtatattggCAGATCTTTACAATTGTCATTTATCTGTATTtagagtaataattatataatcttaACAGGCTTAGAAGATCAATTATTAGGAAGAGTTATTTTAACGGAAGAGGAAGAATTAGAGACTGAAAGAGTACAGCTAATTGCAGATGTAACTGctaatagaagaaatattaaagaattggAAGCAAATCTTTTACACAAATTAACAACAGTTCAGGTGCAtttatttgtcattatttatttttatgcttacatgttataataaataaatattaaaataaatatgagtaTATTAAAAGGGTCCCTTGATCGAAGATGTAGAGTTAATGACGGTATTAAATACAACAAAACAAACTGCTGCAGAAGTCaatgagaaattaaatattgcaagagaaacagaaattaaaatagatgCAGCTCGTGAAGAGTACAGACCGATTGCTACTCGAGGAAgtgttttatactttttaatctGTGATATGGCACATGTTAATTCTATGTATCAAACATCTCTCGTACAGTTCTTGGAACGTTTTGATATTTCAATGGCACGGTTAGTTTCATTTATAGATCATACGATGTATAAGGATGCaagatatattaatagtaaaaatgTGCAATATGTTTCAGATCTGAAAAGAGTCCTGTTATTCATAAAAGAATTCATCATGTTATAGAATATCTAACATATGAAGTGTTTAAATACAAAGCTCGGGGTTTATATgaaatacacaaatatatgttCAGTTTATTAATGACATTGAAAATTGATCTTCAACGTGGAAATATATCTCATGAAGAATTTGAATTCTTTATTAAGGGTGGTGCAGCTTTAGATTTAAAGACTGTTCAACCAAAACCTTGCAAGTGGATTACAGACGTAACATGGTTACATTTAGTTGCACTATCAGATTTGAAACAGTTTCAGTATATATTAACACAAGTACCAGCTTCTGAAAAACTTTGGAAGCTTTGGTTTGATAAAGATACTccagaagaagaaattataccggatggttataataatttagacACGTTTCGCCGCTTACTCATTATAaggtttttatatttatgaacttctataatattatatgtataattaaaaaaaaaatata encodes:
- the LOC124949025 gene encoding dynein axonemal heavy chain 8 isoform X1, with product MDDFDRYIKSNYCSLPLSQMNKHLSSSNFEGGKRAIIIHYQYMTPPSIESGRWTPQYEHEKQILRCCITDGTTEQFYGKSIIVYRLRTDIEFEPKHLMDETYYAYAEVDLTSQSPIAAISDLISRLNEPAIKANVQWGELSKTERGFITAKNFIHDFSDFCEFLNTINIDLQGIVNFEINWDLYNKYLTTQQNVELNAKNREVVETGERNVQIWMKTMERAIVESQQLRRETEVIGPTGELAYWRRLLIRFSSIIECIKSPYTQAFIELLIRSNSKLMKKWKKLINHVITVQILAQDNVTYLYALEKFTKPLYRLDPTKIGKYLPALMYVVRMVYATSRFFNTRRMITAVFVKMTNQMILACKGYLTYDGTLQIWHDSKSSIISRIKDCIALYTQYYEYYDEMCKKVKECADEKPFEVSDMYVFGKFKTFKKRLIKIMDVFEITLTYSILQSSTLEGIDAFNAKFISFFNRISSKNYDPLDHRKPYFNSDYDEFKNDVAKTEIELRTFFYDTVSVTTNIETALIIVARFQKLNLKCLRIDRKYLELTNVYQNEIEEMRDRYNEDRSSPPIPRNIPSIAGRIFWIRQLYRRIEGPMNVFKTRKRVITHEYMQKCIKLYNAIISVFIHYEIIYHKSWYDSCEIVRLALSAPLFVRHPKTNKYCLNFDRFILEVIRESEHMSRFGLEVPDFIQIITICKEKIFSSYNEVKNLLEENDALSYFTVIFRRSIPIIFLNLIKIALVDLEVAFQPCLSVISWASLKISNTCENIKVKLLELQNFVKEIKDMKETRVDEMLELISSTTLLKINNYPKTPAEFLTDNIHFINIVANDLEVKSSMAEQVVIKIINKFMDLITDPNFQDIKYDWMDPEQLTKPVGSATKLISGPYETGKLKLAFSVEASAWKKLLGSALSINYKNKLMKISEYINEKNKVLLRPIKDLEDVRIAMKCLSIIRDDFITFDMELILIEETYTLMGHFNIDILKEEQDIVDSLRFNFNNMLDMAKKVQETICEMQEPLKKELIEGVAILIEDVAQFDVDFELEGPMIEGIPAAEASERVVAFQARFDELWDRYETYSSGETLFGIPVREYPELQHRKRELNLLQKLYSLYAQVIRTIDSYYSIAWSDIDIESIVAELTEFQNKCRRLPKAMREWPAYIDLKKKIDDFSETCPLLEMMANKAMKARHWERMSKLCHFFFDVESETFTLANALEAPLLKYKDDVEDICISAVKETDIERKLKQVIADWAVVNLQFSHFKQRGELLLKGVETAEIISQLEDSLMVISSLMANRYNTYFKKDIQLWQKKLSNTSEILSTWLIVQNLWAYLEAVFIGGDISKQLPAEAKRFNSIDKSWVKVMNRAHDKLNAVETCTEDETMGQLLPYLLEQLESCQKSLSGYLETKRVIFPRFCFISDPTLLEILGQAADCHAIQNYLDGFFDNIGKLEFSEKEYENIIAMYSREKEKIVLEKVVVCLGGVENWLNMLLSVHQLSVAAVIAQGMSLLNTPDFDIISLIDNSVLQVALLAIQVIWTRDAEAAMNASRRDKTIMRKTNEWFLDLLNALIEVTVKDLTSYARKKYEALITIHVHQRDIFDELYHLKIRNVQDFEWLKQSRFYYNDDKEQILIRITDVEFIYQNEFLGCSERLVITPLTDRCYITLSQAVGMNFGGAPAGPAGTGKTETTKDMGKALGKYVVVFNCSDQMDFRGLGRIFKGLAQAGIWGCFDEFNRIELPVLSVAAQQIAIVLNARKERKTHFLFSDGETYKLNYEVGIFITMNPGYAGRQELPENLKIQFRSVAMMVPDRQIIMRVKLAACGFLQNIMLARKFFTLYALCEEQLSKQVHYDFGLRNILSCLRTLGAQKRARPNESEETTLMRVLRDMNLSKLVDEDEPLFISLIEDMFPGIKLTTQTYKELQKGIEDATVDLGIMNHPEWNLKTIQLYETSLVRHGLMVLGPTGTGKTRCMWALMKALTQMGIFHKEVRMNPKAITASQMFGKLDVATNDWTDGIFSTLWRRSVQMKKTEHLWIVLDGPVDAVWIENLNSVLDDNKTLTLANGDRIIMSSTSKLVFEPDNVDNASPATISRMGMVFISSSVLKWHNILEAWLKTRPNQEVDILRSLFRKIYDDALVFVLTKLQAKMTLLEAIYIRQTTDLLNGLLTNNDKILNNIHIEKLFLFSIMWSLGAVLELDARYALQEFLLAHKSHCHWPTEDETIFEYLVSDQGSWIHWNDMVPEFEYPSDHVLKYYKILVPNVDNTRTLFLIDIIAKQEKAVLLIGEQGTAKTVMIKSYMSNFDSEYHLQRSFNFSSASTPNMVQRVFESYVEKRVGNTYGPPSGRKLTVFIDDINMPEINEWGDQITNEVVRQLMEYKGFYSLDKPGDFSTLQDIMILAAMIHPGGGRNDIPPRLKRQFNIFNCTLPSNKSMDAIFGKIGQGYFCLTRFSEVIVNFIPKLVPLTRILWQKTKIKMLPTPAKFHYVFNLRDLSRIWEGILKIERAECETITTLLKLWDHECSRVISDRFITAEDNKWFHNALKQTAEEILDTEFRYYEDVETYFVNFLRDPPEPTGDEPEDFVFEAPKIYEEIPSYKVVIKRVKQNMEQFNEYIRGIHLDLVLFHDALVHLIRISRILGSPRSHAMLVGVGGSGKQSLTRLASFIAGFTFFQITLSRIYNVASLMDDLKKLYREAGTVSKGLTFIFTDNEIKDEAFLEYINNILSVGEIAGLFPKDELDDIYTIVTPLMRKDDPKRPPLQDNLHDYFITRARDNLHIVLCFSPVGEKFRLRALKFPALISGCTMNWFSKWPKDALYQVGEHVLNPFEIQCTSEVKQQLIQVMGDIQDDVNDICIEYFNRFRRQTYVTPKSFLVFLNGYKEIYEQNLNNINMLAVRMSNGLSKLVDAAIQVDELRKILEKNLQEIAQKNIQVEAIVITVNEKKSEAETVKATVQITKNQAEALLKVIAADKLVAEKKLKAAEPALLEAEAALQTIKASDIATVRKLAKPPYLITLIMDCVLILFGKKLEHVKPDPERQFLVASWTEAFKVMTDTRFLYNLQQFPKDNINGEIVDLMYPYLNYPLYTYEAAKQACGNVAGLIQWTIAMVAFYGINKDVLPLKANLAIQEGKYERANRNLRQAEALLKEKDEDLRQVQKEYDAVMQERQIIVDQAEAYQAKTDTATAMIEGLSGERVRWTEQVALFKSEIERLVGDVVILTGFLSYCGPFNQEIRVLLQRKWFDFLRDKDIPCSKTINIVDVLTDTATIGEWNLQGLPTDELSIQNGIIVTKAIRYPLLIDPQLQGKTWIKNKEKDFELQITLLSHKYFRNHLEDSVSLGRPLLIEDVAEELDPVLDNLLEKNFIKIGTTYKVKLGDKEVDISKDFRLYITTKFPNPSYNPEVFARVSVIDFTVTMKGLEDQLLGRVILTEEEELETERVQLIADVTANRRNIKELEANLLHKLTTVQGPLIEDVELMTVLNTTKQTAAEVNEKLNIARETEIKIDAAREEYRPIATRGSVLYFLICDMAHVNSMYQTSLVQFLERFDISMARSEKSPVIHKRIHHVIEYLTYEVFKYKARGLYEIHKYMFSLLMTLKIDLQRGNISHEEFEFFIKGGAALDLKTVQPKPCKWITDVTWLHLVALSDLKQFQYILTQVPASEKLWKLWFDKDTPEEEIIPDGYNNLDTFRRLLIIRAWCMDRTLSQSRKYIASSLGMRYAEAVITLLDVMHSESRPDTPMVCFLSMGSDPSPSIEQLAKNMEILCKSISMGQGQEVHARKLLNSAVTDGFWVLCQNCHLGLDYMNEMVIFILEMQSPHPDFRIWITTEPHPNFPISLLQMSIKFTYEPPQGVKAGLTATYSGMNQIMLDQCDVPQYIPLIYAVSFLHTVVQERRKFGPLGWNIPYEFNTADWLASCMFMNNHLNDFDPKRGISWQTVRYMIGEVQYGGRVTDDYDKRLLNTFAKVWFLDALFNEDFEFYKGYPVLNYNNIAEYLKVIDSMVSIDPPQVYGLHSNADITYQSNTTQAVLDTIISIQPKEAGVGSGESREMVVTRQAKDMLDKLPTPYDFFVVKERLNIMGITQPMNIFLKQEIDRINVVIVLLITMLNDLLLAIEGVIIMNEQLRDTFDNIYDARIPDVWRVRSWESSTLGFWFTELLERNQQFSTWLFTGRPMRFWMTGFFNPQGFLTAMRQEVTRGHEGWALDNVTLHNSIMRYYAEDIKSPPDEGVYVIGLILEGAGWDRRNNMLCESANKVLYVNMPVVYIFALYNKPDKDPKLYECPLYKKPQRTYNLLVTPLWLQTNKPPEHWILRGVALLCDNK